One Mesorhizobium sp. J428 DNA segment encodes these proteins:
- a CDS encoding sensor domain-containing diguanylate cyclase, producing the protein MPLLRPIDRNPSSERLEAHCRGSASAEPAAGAVATELATLYAALDNIESGVILLDHELRAQFINTACHRMFNSPPQFVAGKPLFSEMLEFARRSKAYAISSEELAKYVSERLAWVASGSQTPIDQRLSSGRVIRCQCAVLPAGGRMLTYSDITDIVHHAEELERLATTDGMTGIYNRRHFMTLADIEWRRSRRYRRPLSFLMIDIDYFKSINDRFGHQVGDQMIVHLTKVASVCKRDSDVLARIGGEEFGLLLPETDLAQSQLVAERLRREVAENPLVAESDRISTTISIGVATRDDTMAGTSDLMKMADRALYEAKNGGRNRVVCAIGTGRASP; encoded by the coding sequence ATGCCCTTACTGCGACCGATCGACCGAAACCCGTCGTCCGAACGACTCGAGGCGCATTGCCGCGGGTCAGCGTCGGCAGAGCCCGCCGCCGGCGCGGTGGCCACCGAACTTGCGACGCTTTACGCGGCGCTGGACAACATCGAGAGTGGCGTCATTCTGCTCGACCATGAATTGCGGGCGCAATTCATCAACACGGCCTGCCACAGGATGTTCAATTCTCCTCCGCAATTCGTTGCCGGCAAGCCGCTCTTCTCCGAGATGCTCGAATTTGCCCGGCGGAGCAAAGCCTATGCGATATCGTCGGAGGAACTCGCCAAATATGTATCAGAGCGCCTCGCCTGGGTCGCCTCGGGCAGCCAGACCCCGATCGACCAGCGCCTGAGCAGCGGGAGGGTCATCCGGTGCCAGTGCGCCGTGCTCCCCGCGGGCGGACGCATGCTGACTTACAGCGACATCACCGATATCGTCCATCATGCGGAGGAGCTCGAGCGGCTTGCGACGACCGATGGGATGACAGGCATCTACAACCGGCGTCATTTCATGACATTGGCCGACATCGAATGGAGAAGGTCGCGGCGCTACCGCAGGCCGCTGTCGTTCCTGATGATCGACATCGACTACTTCAAGTCGATCAACGATCGTTTTGGGCACCAGGTCGGCGATCAGATGATCGTGCATCTCACCAAGGTTGCGTCGGTCTGCAAGCGCGATTCGGACGTGCTCGCACGCATCGGCGGCGAAGAATTTGGGCTTCTGCTGCCGGAGACCGATCTTGCGCAGTCCCAGTTGGTCGCCGAACGCCTGCGCCGCGAAGTTGCCGAGAACCCGCTGGTCGCCGAGAGCGACCGGATATCGACCACGATCAGCATCGGTGTGGCCACCCGCGACGATACGATGGCCGGGACCTCGGATCTCATGAAGATGGCCGACCGGGCATTGTACGAGGCGAAGAACGGTGGTCGCAACCGAGTCGTCTGCGCCATCGGCACGGGACGCGCTTCCCCATAA
- a CDS encoding DUF917 domain-containing protein, translating to MSTKGYTLTERDLVPLSIGAAFLGTGGGGNPYLGMLRTREVIRSGGVARIVPLDALPDEAWVGAVGGIGAPVIGFEKIAEGGECYRAMRAVENATGKTMSALIPVEIGGANAMAPIIAAMMAGLPVIDGDGMGRAFPEGQMTTFSIYSDGRRDGPAALADDKGNVVVLQHAINAVWSERIMRTVTVAMGAGAGAAGAPMSMEFVRRAAIPNTITQAIEIGQTVVDARAKRQNVVERVVEATGGTLFFAGKVTDIRRELTGGFSRGQAVIAGIDQWAGAEGRIAIQNENLVLWIDGKPVITVPDLIINIELDTGEPLTTEVLRYGQRIAVIGLPAHDLLKTPEALDVIGPKAFGYPELTFSPLAFKRAAAA from the coding sequence ATGTCGACTAAGGGCTACACACTCACCGAGCGCGACCTCGTCCCCCTCTCGATCGGCGCGGCCTTCCTCGGCACGGGCGGCGGCGGCAATCCCTATCTCGGCATGCTGCGCACCCGCGAGGTGATCCGCAGCGGCGGCGTCGCGCGCATCGTACCTCTGGACGCGCTTCCGGACGAGGCATGGGTCGGCGCGGTGGGTGGTATCGGCGCGCCGGTGATCGGCTTCGAGAAGATCGCCGAGGGCGGCGAGTGCTATCGCGCCATGCGCGCCGTCGAGAATGCTACCGGCAAGACGATGTCCGCGCTGATTCCAGTGGAGATCGGTGGCGCCAACGCCATGGCGCCGATCATCGCGGCAATGATGGCCGGCCTGCCGGTGATCGACGGCGACGGCATGGGCCGCGCTTTCCCCGAGGGGCAGATGACGACGTTTTCGATCTATTCGGATGGGCGACGTGACGGACCGGCGGCGCTCGCCGACGACAAGGGCAACGTTGTCGTTCTCCAGCACGCGATCAACGCCGTGTGGAGCGAGCGCATCATGCGCACCGTCACCGTCGCGATGGGCGCCGGCGCCGGCGCCGCCGGCGCGCCAATGTCGATGGAGTTCGTGCGCCGCGCCGCGATCCCGAACACCATCACCCAGGCGATCGAGATCGGCCAGACCGTTGTCGACGCGCGCGCTAAGCGCCAGAACGTCGTCGAGCGCGTGGTGGAGGCGACGGGCGGCACGCTGTTCTTCGCGGGCAAGGTCACCGATATCCGCCGTGAACTCACCGGGGGCTTCTCGCGCGGCCAGGCGGTTATTGCCGGCATCGATCAGTGGGCGGGCGCCGAGGGCCGGATCGCGATCCAGAACGAGAACCTCGTGCTGTGGATCGACGGCAAACCGGTCATCACCGTGCCCGACCTGATCATCAATATTGAGCTCGATACCGGCGAGCCGCTGACCACCGAAGTGCTGCGCTATGGCCAGCGCATCGCCGTCATCGGGCTTCCCGCCCACGATCTCCTGAAGACGCCGGAGGCGCTGGACGTGATAGGCCCGAAGGCGTTCGGCTATCCCGAGCTCACATTCAGTCCGCTGGCGTTCAAGCGGGCCGCCGCGGCCTGA
- a CDS encoding type II toxin-antitoxin system ParD family antitoxin yields the protein MNVSVGPKWEAFVAEAVESGRYGSASEIVREGLRLVEEREAKLAALRQMIEASIAEGGDYSDEDIEREINERAEILRRQGF from the coding sequence ATGAACGTTTCGGTCGGACCCAAATGGGAAGCCTTCGTCGCGGAAGCCGTCGAATCGGGCCGTTACGGCTCGGCCAGCGAGATCGTCCGCGAAGGGCTGAGGCTGGTTGAAGAGCGCGAGGCGAAGCTCGCTGCGTTGCGGCAGATGATCGAGGCCTCAATCGCCGAGGGCGGTGATTACTCAGACGAGGACATCGAACGGGAAATTAATGAGCGGGCCGAGATCTTACGCAGACAGGGCTTCTAG
- a CDS encoding SRPBCC domain-containing protein: MSEKPSLTLRRRLAAVPKLVYRAWTDPAMIVMWWGPTGAKTLSAETDPRPGGRYHIVFTTPDGETHDVSGEYREAEEFTVLSFGWMWRTLPDRASFVRLTFADDGKGGTDFTMRHSQFYDEPARDRHIQGWTGALDKLEALMARPDIDNVNF; encoded by the coding sequence ATGTCCGAGAAACCGAGCCTCACGCTGCGCCGCCGTCTCGCGGCCGTTCCGAAGCTGGTCTATCGCGCCTGGACCGATCCAGCGATGATCGTCATGTGGTGGGGGCCGACCGGCGCGAAGACGCTTTCCGCCGAGACAGACCCGCGCCCCGGCGGCCGCTATCACATCGTCTTCACCACGCCCGACGGCGAGACCCATGATGTTAGCGGTGAATACCGCGAGGCCGAGGAATTCACCGTGCTGTCCTTCGGCTGGATGTGGCGAACCTTGCCGGACCGCGCCTCGTTCGTGCGGCTGACCTTCGCCGATGACGGCAAGGGCGGGACGGATTTCACCATGCGTCACAGCCAGTTCTACGACGAGCCGGCGCGCGACCGCCATATCCAGGGCTGGACCGGCGCGCTGGACAAGCTGGAGGCGCTGATGGCGCGTCCGGACATCGACAATGTCAATTTTTGA
- a CDS encoding 16S rRNA (uracil(1498)-N(3))-methyltransferase — MRANYRMQRLFVPQAMQANGEIEPDPQQAHYLLNVLRMHAGTQLLVFNGVDGEWLASLVEVNRKKVRLSLMTQVRPQPALPDLIYCFAPLKQGRLDYMVQKAVEMGAGVLQPVLTQHTQMSNIGIDRIRANVVEAAEQCGILAIPEVHEVVKLERLIWEWEPGRRLIFCDEGAETNNPMPALQAVPENKLGLLIGPEGGFSEEERQQLRALPYVTSIPLGPRILRADTAAVAAMAVIQASIGDWR; from the coding sequence ATGCGAGCGAATTACAGAATGCAGCGGCTCTTCGTGCCGCAGGCCATGCAGGCGAATGGCGAGATCGAGCCCGATCCGCAACAGGCCCACTATCTCCTCAACGTGCTGCGCATGCATGCCGGCACGCAGCTTCTCGTCTTCAACGGCGTCGATGGCGAATGGCTGGCGAGCCTCGTCGAGGTGAACCGCAAGAAGGTGCGGCTGTCGCTGATGACGCAGGTCAGGCCGCAGCCGGCCCTGCCCGACCTCATCTACTGCTTCGCGCCGCTCAAGCAGGGGCGGCTCGACTACATGGTGCAGAAGGCGGTCGAGATGGGGGCCGGCGTGCTGCAGCCGGTGCTGACCCAGCACACGCAGATGTCGAACATCGGCATCGACCGCATCCGTGCCAATGTTGTGGAGGCTGCCGAGCAGTGCGGCATCCTCGCGATTCCCGAGGTGCACGAGGTCGTGAAGCTCGAACGGCTTATCTGGGAATGGGAGCCGGGACGGCGGCTGATCTTCTGCGACGAGGGCGCGGAGACCAACAACCCGATGCCCGCGCTACAGGCCGTGCCCGAAAACAAGCTCGGCCTGCTGATCGGCCCGGAAGGCGGGTTCTCCGAGGAGGAACGCCAGCAGCTGCGCGCCCTGCCCTACGTCACCTCGATCCCGCTCGGCCCCCGCATCCTCCGAGCGGACACCGCCGCGGTGGCGGCGATGGCAGTGATACAGGCTTCCATCGGCGACTGGCGGTAA
- a CDS encoding glutamate--cysteine ligase yields MARDTTDFSPIESTDELVGYLAAGNKPRDKWRIGTEHEKFPFYVDGNAPVPYAGPRGIKALLDGMKDKLGWEPIIDAGNIIGLVEPTGQGAISLEPGGQFELSGAPLETIHQTCREGNAHLAQLREIAEPLGIRFLGLGGSPKWTLAETPKMPKSRYEIMTRYMPKVGTKGLDMMYRTCTIQVNLDFESEADMRRKMQVSLKLQPLATALFANSPFTDGRPNGMQSWRGDIWRDTDNQRSGLLDFCFSPDFGFADYVDWALDVPMYFVIREGHYIDMTHMTFREFMTGKARNEVPDAMPTMGDWANHLSTLFPDVRLKRFLEMRGADGGPWRRICALPAFWVGLLYDAEALAAAEELTRDWTFEEVLAMRNAVPEQALATMFRNRSLMEVAREVIAISRLGLTNRGRKNRDGYDETSFLSTLDEVVARGTTSAHEMVNAYHTRWGGSIEPVFMEYAY; encoded by the coding sequence ATGGCGCGCGACACGACGGATTTCAGCCCGATCGAAAGCACGGACGAACTCGTCGGCTATCTGGCCGCCGGCAACAAGCCGCGCGACAAGTGGCGCATCGGCACCGAGCATGAGAAATTCCCGTTCTATGTCGACGGCAACGCGCCGGTGCCCTATGCCGGCCCGCGCGGCATCAAGGCGCTGCTCGACGGGATGAAGGACAAGCTCGGCTGGGAGCCGATCATCGACGCGGGCAACATCATCGGCCTGGTCGAGCCGACCGGACAGGGCGCGATCTCGCTCGAGCCTGGCGGCCAGTTCGAACTCAGCGGCGCGCCGCTGGAAACGATCCACCAGACCTGCCGCGAGGGCAATGCGCACCTGGCGCAGCTGCGCGAGATCGCCGAACCGCTCGGCATCCGCTTCCTCGGCCTCGGCGGCAGCCCGAAATGGACGCTTGCCGAAACGCCGAAGATGCCTAAGTCTCGCTACGAGATCATGACGCGCTACATGCCGAAGGTCGGGACCAAGGGCCTCGACATGATGTACCGCACCTGCACGATCCAGGTGAACCTCGACTTCGAGAGCGAGGCGGACATGCGGCGCAAGATGCAGGTGTCGCTGAAGCTCCAGCCGCTGGCGACGGCGCTGTTCGCCAACTCGCCCTTCACCGACGGGCGGCCGAACGGGATGCAGAGCTGGCGCGGCGACATCTGGCGCGATACCGACAACCAGCGCTCCGGCCTGCTCGACTTCTGCTTCTCGCCCGATTTCGGCTTCGCCGACTATGTCGACTGGGCGCTCGACGTGCCGATGTATTTCGTCATCCGCGAAGGCCACTACATCGACATGACCCACATGACCTTCCGCGAGTTCATGACCGGCAAGGCGCGCAACGAAGTGCCGGACGCGATGCCGACCATGGGCGATTGGGCGAACCATCTGTCGACGCTGTTCCCTGATGTCAGGCTGAAGCGTTTCCTCGAGATGCGCGGCGCCGACGGCGGCCCGTGGCGGCGCATCTGCGCGCTGCCGGCCTTCTGGGTCGGCCTGCTCTACGACGCCGAAGCGCTGGCCGCGGCCGAGGAACTGACTCGCGACTGGACCTTCGAGGAGGTGCTTGCGATGCGCAACGCGGTGCCGGAACAGGCGCTGGCGACCATGTTCCGCAACCGCTCGCTGATGGAGGTGGCGCGCGAGGTTATCGCCATCTCGCGGCTGGGTCTCACAAACCGCGGCCGCAAGAACCGCGACGGCTATGACGAGACGAGCTTCCTGTCGACGCTGGACGAGGTGGTGGCGCGCGGCACGACGAGCGCGCACGAGATGGTCAACGCCTACCACACGCGCTGGGGTGGTTCGATCGAGCCTGTGTTCATGGAATATGCCTACTGA
- a CDS encoding DUF937 domain-containing protein → MLPLYEMMAQNGRAVELMARQFNLSQQQAALAMEALTPAFSQGLKRNTSDPYGVSNFLQALASGNHAKYYDDAANAFSPAGMAEGNGILGHLFGSKELSRAVAAQAAQATGIQQEILKQMLPAMASMMMGGLFRQTTGQPQQAQAGGFGASGNILGEIIDQMMKQGGGMMGQPQQRQAPTPQPNPMDPFDNPFGKILKDMLGGAAGSAPQPGNQGRQRQTDPMADNPLGRIFEEMMRGGQRKAEPAPEPQPRQRTNPSGRARNPYDDLFGDMFESGSKQRDEYQKGMESIFDQYLKGMDRLR, encoded by the coding sequence ATGCTACCGCTCTACGAAATGATGGCGCAGAACGGCCGCGCGGTCGAACTCATGGCGCGGCAGTTCAACCTGTCGCAGCAGCAGGCCGCGCTCGCCATGGAGGCGCTAACGCCTGCCTTCAGTCAGGGGCTGAAGCGCAACACGTCGGACCCCTACGGCGTGTCGAATTTCCTGCAGGCGCTGGCGAGCGGAAACCACGCGAAATATTACGACGACGCGGCGAACGCCTTCTCGCCCGCCGGCATGGCAGAGGGGAACGGCATCCTCGGTCACCTGTTCGGCTCGAAGGAACTGTCCCGGGCTGTGGCCGCGCAGGCGGCCCAAGCGACCGGTATCCAGCAGGAAATCCTGAAGCAGATGCTGCCGGCAATGGCGTCGATGATGATGGGCGGCCTGTTCAGGCAGACGACAGGCCAGCCGCAGCAGGCTCAGGCAGGCGGATTTGGCGCCAGCGGCAACATCCTTGGCGAGATCATCGACCAGATGATGAAGCAGGGTGGCGGCATGATGGGCCAGCCGCAGCAGCGCCAGGCGCCGACACCTCAGCCCAACCCGATGGATCCGTTCGACAATCCGTTCGGCAAGATCCTTAAGGACATGCTCGGCGGGGCCGCGGGCAGCGCGCCGCAGCCCGGGAACCAGGGCCGGCAGCGGCAGACCGACCCGATGGCCGACAATCCGCTCGGCCGCATCTTCGAAGAGATGATGCGCGGCGGACAGCGCAAGGCCGAGCCCGCCCCCGAACCCCAGCCCCGGCAGCGGACCAACCCGAGCGGCCGCGCGCGCAATCCCTATGACGACCTCTTCGGCGACATGTTCGAGAGCGGCTCCAAACAGCGCGACGAATACCAGAAGGGGATGGAGTCGATCTTCGATCAGTATCTGAAAGGAATGGACAGGCTTCGCTAG
- the xseA gene encoding exodeoxyribonuclease VII large subunit yields MDETIDSPTNAHEYSVSEISIALKRTVEDAFGNVRVRGEISGYRGPHSSGHAYFSLKDDRSRIEAVIWKGTFGKLKFRPEEGMEVIATGKLTTYPGSSKYQIVIDNLEPAGAGALMALLEERKRRLQAEGLFDAGRKQLLPYLPRVIGVVTSPTGAVIRDIIHRISDRFPLHVVVWPVRVQGETTGAEVANAVAGFNALPEDGDIARPDVIIVARGGGSLEDLWGFNDEAVVRAVAASDIPVISAVGHETDWTLIDLAADVRAPTPTGAAEMAVPVKVELEATLTSLGARLRTCTSRHLDRQRQAVRSAARALPSPDQLFALPRRRFDDIAGRLDRAAVAAAERRRARLSAIRLSPATLERGIAEARRHLARNAAQLPRCADAYFERRRLRLQTAAARLTIEPFARRNAEARRGLERAALRLPRVVDALLAERRKRLAQATRLVDSLSVKSVLDRGFALVEHEDGTLAKRAAEISDGMRLALRFADGTRSAVAGDGSAGGEAPRQRPKSGTAKPPSGQGDLF; encoded by the coding sequence ATGGATGAGACCATCGATTCCCCGACCAACGCGCACGAATATTCTGTCAGCGAGATCTCGATCGCGCTCAAGCGCACGGTCGAGGACGCGTTCGGCAATGTGCGGGTGCGCGGCGAAATCTCGGGCTATCGCGGCCCGCACTCCTCCGGCCACGCCTATTTCTCGCTGAAGGACGACCGGTCGCGCATCGAGGCGGTGATCTGGAAAGGCACGTTCGGCAAGCTGAAGTTCCGGCCCGAAGAGGGCATGGAGGTGATCGCCACCGGCAAGCTGACCACCTATCCCGGATCGTCGAAATACCAGATCGTCATCGACAACCTGGAGCCGGCGGGCGCCGGCGCGCTGATGGCGCTTCTGGAGGAACGCAAGCGCCGGCTGCAGGCCGAGGGCCTGTTCGACGCCGGCCGCAAGCAATTGCTGCCCTACCTGCCGCGCGTGATCGGCGTGGTGACGTCGCCGACGGGGGCGGTGATCCGCGACATCATCCACCGCATCTCGGACCGCTTTCCGTTGCATGTGGTGGTGTGGCCGGTGCGCGTCCAGGGAGAGACGACCGGCGCGGAGGTGGCAAACGCGGTGGCGGGCTTCAATGCCCTGCCGGAGGATGGCGATATCGCCCGGCCGGACGTGATTATCGTCGCACGCGGTGGCGGCAGTCTCGAGGATCTGTGGGGCTTCAACGACGAAGCGGTTGTGCGCGCGGTGGCAGCCTCGGACATCCCGGTGATCTCGGCGGTAGGCCACGAAACCGACTGGACGCTGATCGACCTCGCGGCGGACGTGCGCGCGCCGACGCCGACGGGCGCGGCCGAAATGGCGGTGCCGGTGAAGGTCGAGCTGGAGGCGACGCTCACCTCGCTCGGCGCGCGGCTCAGGACCTGCACGTCGCGGCATCTCGACCGGCAGCGGCAGGCGGTGCGCAGCGCGGCGCGCGCCCTGCCCTCGCCGGACCAGCTCTTCGCCCTGCCGCGCCGGCGCTTCGACGACATCGCAGGACGGCTCGACCGCGCCGCCGTGGCGGCGGCCGAACGGCGAAGGGCGCGGCTTTCCGCGATCCGGCTCTCGCCCGCGACGCTGGAGCGCGGCATCGCGGAAGCGCGCCGGCATCTCGCGCGCAACGCGGCGCAATTGCCGAGATGCGCCGACGCCTACTTCGAGCGGCGCAGGCTGCGGCTGCAAACGGCGGCGGCGCGGCTGACCATCGAACCTTTCGCCCGCCGAAACGCCGAGGCCCGCCGCGGGCTGGAGCGCGCGGCCCTGCGCCTGCCGCGGGTGGTCGACGCCCTCCTCGCCGAGCGCCGCAAGCGTCTGGCGCAGGCGACACGGCTGGTGGATTCGCTGTCGGTGAAATCGGTCCTCGACCGCGGCTTTGCACTGGTCGAACACGAGGACGGCACGCTTGCCAAGCGGGCGGCGGAGATCTCCGACGGCATGCGCCTTGCGCTGCGGTTTGCCGACGGGACGAGGAGCGCGGTGGCCGGTGACGGCTCGGCCGGCGGCGAGGCGCCACGCCAACGGCCGAAATCGGGCACGGCAAAGCCGCCCAGCGGACAGGGCGACCTGTTCTGA
- a CDS encoding P-loop ATPase, Sll1717 family, with protein MASSIRSDQPLGSVNFQHDQGPRSLSLVDVHEPFLSALQTEPRLISGRKGSGKSTVLYALRHYDELRPRIRLIRPEGNVRQELERASRHVIVIATHREFEPIVESVYRRAYEQQIAADGFRTTETLRDEWEDRLWYQIISYFYSLHIADPHRRAEEQFKHVIAYCDRNFRKRYIEQNYLEISDSLDSKEIAEKIAVNARREVMDHLSNGHRKCFLLIDSLEEYPIHNEKWLDVVKGFLPAIEAMQAKYSPQINIMATIPEEIEYIFREQPGSEPGKNFSSVHRIRWKARDLKRIVALRFIELIKEIVNEDSLLHTYYVRYETNVFEKILNRHGNTDLTSHRAVDAFLAELLPGEVTNRIGISEQLWPYIIRHTHICPRHLLLILNEAIISSGDYWRRFGRLNEESIRHGVSSAEKVICPNVCVPYQSIYPEILNLVRIFCEQLPSFFDFRQLSKMANVLGKQLINPITDRQIGSDGACRLLFNMGVIGRVEKPTQKNVMRYEDTRYFYTKEGVPEISDRFDYCLHPAFSGLYEARDRNRNDHRLSYPEGVEL; from the coding sequence ATGGCAAGCTCGATTCGCAGCGACCAGCCCCTTGGGTCAGTCAATTTCCAGCACGACCAAGGCCCCCGATCGCTATCGCTGGTCGATGTTCACGAGCCGTTTCTCTCGGCGCTCCAGACGGAACCGCGTCTGATCTCTGGCAGGAAGGGCAGCGGCAAGAGCACTGTCCTCTACGCTCTTCGCCATTACGATGAACTGCGACCTCGCATCCGATTAATAAGGCCAGAAGGTAATGTCCGGCAGGAACTGGAACGAGCAAGTCGCCATGTGATCGTTATTGCGACCCATCGCGAGTTCGAGCCGATCGTCGAGAGCGTCTATCGCAGAGCTTACGAACAGCAGATAGCCGCTGATGGGTTCCGGACGACCGAGACGCTGAGAGACGAATGGGAGGACAGGCTCTGGTATCAGATCATCTCATATTTCTATTCGCTTCACATCGCCGACCCGCATAGGCGGGCAGAGGAGCAGTTCAAGCATGTGATTGCCTATTGCGATCGGAACTTCCGGAAACGCTACATCGAGCAGAATTATCTTGAGATATCGGACAGCCTGGATTCGAAGGAGATTGCCGAGAAGATAGCTGTCAACGCACGGCGGGAGGTGATGGACCATCTCTCAAATGGACATCGGAAGTGCTTCTTGCTGATCGATTCACTGGAAGAATATCCGATCCACAACGAAAAATGGCTCGATGTCGTGAAAGGCTTCCTTCCCGCCATTGAAGCCATGCAGGCGAAATACAGCCCTCAGATCAACATAATGGCGACCATACCGGAAGAGATAGAATATATCTTTCGTGAACAACCCGGAAGTGAACCAGGTAAGAATTTCTCATCTGTCCATCGCATACGATGGAAGGCGAGAGATCTTAAGAGAATAGTCGCTCTCCGATTCATCGAGCTGATCAAGGAGATTGTGAACGAGGACTCTCTTCTTCATACATATTATGTGCGATACGAGACCAATGTCTTTGAGAAGATACTAAATAGACATGGCAATACAGACCTAACAAGCCATCGCGCCGTCGACGCGTTCTTGGCCGAACTCTTACCTGGAGAAGTAACCAATAGGATCGGGATCAGCGAGCAACTGTGGCCTTACATCATACGACATACTCATATATGCCCCAGGCACCTACTTCTGATCTTGAACGAAGCAATCATCTCTTCAGGGGACTACTGGAGGAGGTTCGGCAGACTCAACGAAGAATCTATCCGCCATGGGGTCTCGAGTGCCGAAAAGGTCATCTGCCCGAATGTATGTGTTCCCTATCAGTCGATCTATCCCGAGATACTCAATCTTGTGAGAATATTTTGTGAGCAGCTGCCATCGTTTTTTGATTTCAGGCAGTTGAGCAAGATGGCGAACGTTCTTGGCAAGCAGTTGATCAACCCCATCACCGACCGGCAGATTGGCAGCGACGGTGCGTGCAGACTATTGTTCAACATGGGCGTCATTGGGCGTGTGGAGAAACCGACCCAGAAGAACGTAATGAGGTATGAAGACACCAGGTATTTTTACACCAAGGAAGGAGTTCCGGAAATTAGCGATCGTTTCGACTATTGCCTGCATCCCGCATTTTCCGGGCTGTATGAAGCCCGTGATCGAAACAGAAACGACCACCGTCTCAGCTATCCGGAAGGAGTCGAGTTATGA
- a CDS encoding type II toxin-antitoxin system RelE/ParE family toxin, giving the protein MRRIRYLGAAKRDIARIFEFVTRESGSADIGLRVIYRIREKCRRLAMLPGTLGRSRSELADDLRSVASGSYIIFFRYRGNLVEIANVIEGHRDLPSAINEKLDPN; this is encoded by the coding sequence ATGCGCCGGATCCGCTATCTTGGCGCCGCGAAACGGGACATTGCCAGGATCTTTGAATTCGTGACGCGAGAGAGTGGAAGTGCGGATATTGGGCTGCGGGTGATCTACCGCATCCGCGAAAAGTGCAGGAGGCTGGCCATGCTGCCCGGCACCTTGGGGCGCTCACGCTCAGAATTGGCTGATGACCTTCGCAGCGTCGCTTCCGGTTCGTATATTATCTTCTTTCGCTATCGGGGGAATCTGGTGGAGATCGCAAACGTGATCGAAGGGCACAGGGATTTGCCCTCTGCCATCAACGAGAAGCTCGACCCCAACTGA
- a CDS encoding LysR substrate-binding domain-containing protein, protein MNAPLDLDQLQTFIAISDTGSFTKAADTVFRTQSAVSMQMRRLEERIGKPLFEKDGRTNKLTEEGERLLSYARRLLRLSRETLAAFDESQLEGQVRIGTPDDYADRFLPEIMGRFARSNPRIEMSVICEPTLNLAELVRRGQLDLALVTQCDDVNVTEIVRREPLLWVTSASHAVHEEPVVPLAVGRPTCQWRRSATETLQRSGREYRVLFTSWSATVVIASVLSGLAVSVLPECALRPGMRVLGEADGFAPLPDCQIGILRGHTGQRELIDAVARHITESLDNITAPAADEHSFDFAALNGVRSKRLRPGQVMPGW, encoded by the coding sequence ATGAACGCGCCCCTCGATCTCGACCAGCTCCAGACCTTCATCGCCATTTCAGACACCGGCAGCTTCACCAAGGCGGCCGACACGGTGTTCCGCACGCAGTCGGCCGTCTCCATGCAGATGCGGCGGCTGGAGGAGCGGATCGGCAAGCCGCTGTTCGAGAAGGACGGGCGCACCAACAAGCTGACCGAGGAGGGCGAGCGGCTATTGAGCTATGCGAGGCGGCTCTTGCGGCTGAGCCGCGAGACGCTCGCCGCCTTCGACGAATCCCAGCTCGAAGGCCAGGTGCGCATCGGCACGCCGGACGACTATGCCGACCGCTTCCTGCCCGAGATCATGGGCCGCTTTGCACGATCGAATCCGCGCATCGAGATGTCGGTCATCTGCGAGCCGACGCTCAATCTCGCCGAACTGGTGCGCCGGGGCCAGCTCGACCTTGCGCTGGTGACGCAATGCGACGACGTCAACGTCACGGAGATCGTGCGGCGCGAGCCGCTGCTGTGGGTGACGTCAGCCAGCCATGCCGTGCATGAGGAGCCGGTCGTGCCGCTGGCGGTCGGGCGGCCGACCTGCCAGTGGCGACGCTCGGCGACCGAGACGCTGCAGCGCTCCGGCCGCGAATACCGCGTGCTGTTCACGTCATGGTCGGCGACGGTGGTGATCGCCAGCGTTCTGTCGGGGCTCGCCGTGTCGGTGCTGCCCGAATGCGCGCTCAGGCCCGGCATGCGGGTGCTCGGCGAGGCCGACGGCTTCGCGCCCCTGCCCGACTGCCAGATCGGCATCCTGCGCGGCCACACTGGCCAGCGGGAATTGATCGACGCGGTGGCGCGCCACATCACCGAAAGCCTCGACAACATCACCGCGCCCGCCGCGGACGAGCATTCCTTCGACTTCGCCGCGCTCAACGGCGTACGCAGCAAGCGGCTGCGGCCGGGGCAGGTGATGCCGGGGTGGTGA